One genomic window of Azospirillaceae bacterium includes the following:
- a CDS encoding tail fiber protein, which translates to MSECFLGEIRIFAGPYVPQHWAACNGATVAISQNQALFALIVTTYGGNGVTNFNLPDYQGRTPIGQGQGLGLTNRTLGESGGTETVTLVQNNIPSHSHPFYASGVTATSATASGNMFAKNPSATVKGPYTTDVHGTIGQLYTTYIGSALGSTGGGALPHDNTMPFIALTYILAMQGIYPSRN; encoded by the coding sequence ATGTCCGAATGCTTCCTGGGCGAAATCCGCATTTTCGCCGGACCCTACGTTCCGCAGCACTGGGCTGCCTGCAACGGCGCCACGGTCGCCATCAGCCAGAACCAGGCGCTGTTCGCCTTGATCGTCACGACATACGGCGGCAACGGCGTCACCAATTTCAACCTGCCGGACTATCAGGGCCGCACGCCCATCGGCCAAGGCCAGGGGCTGGGCCTGACCAACCGTACGCTGGGCGAGAGTGGTGGCACGGAGACGGTGACGTTGGTGCAGAACAACATACCCTCCCACAGCCACCCCTTCTATGCCAGCGGCGTGACGGCCACCAGCGCGACGGCGTCGGGCAACATGTTCGCGAAAAACCCTTCGGCGACGGTCAAGGGGCCCTACACCACCGACGTCCACGGGACGATTGGCCAGCTGTACACCACCTACATCGGTTCCGCCCTGGGAAGCACGGGTGGCGGCGCCCTGCCGCACGACAACACGATGCCGTTCATCGCGCTGACCTACATCCTGGCCATGCAGGGCATCTACCCCAGCCGCAACTGA
- a CDS encoding tail fiber protein, with the protein MDPFVGEIRIFTWNWAPKGWALCNGATLNLQQNIALYSLIGVYYGGNGTSNFNLPDLRGRTPRHLSQTMPTVGLSAGSETVGLTLQNLPTHTHSTSVANTNGTTPPTSLAGRLPGNVSGGSFVYIPPAQAGTLVALNSASIAIAGGSVPVANMQPWAVANYCIAMSGVFPPRN; encoded by the coding sequence ATGGACCCATTCGTTGGCGAAATCCGCATTTTCACCTGGAATTGGGCGCCCAAGGGCTGGGCGTTGTGCAATGGCGCGACATTGAACCTGCAGCAGAACATCGCGCTGTATTCGCTGATCGGTGTTTATTACGGCGGTAACGGTACCAGCAACTTCAACCTGCCGGACCTGCGCGGCCGCACGCCCCGCCACCTCAGCCAGACGATGCCGACGGTCGGCCTGTCCGCCGGTTCCGAGACCGTGGGGCTGACCCTACAGAACCTGCCCACGCACACCCATTCCACCAGCGTCGCGAACACGAACGGGACGACCCCTCCCACATCGTTGGCGGGGCGTTTGCCGGGCAATGTCAGCGGGGGCTCGTTCGTATATATCCCCCCCGCCCAAGCCGGCACGCTGGTCGCGTTGAACTCAGCCAGCATTGCCATCGCTGGCGGTAGCGTGCCGGTGGCCAATATGCAGCCGTGGGCCGTGGCCAATTACTGCATCGCCATGTCCGGCGTTTTCCCGCCACGCAACTGA
- a CDS encoding TIGR03032 family protein: MASETRVTGLGGEAQLEASTPAPVSVSVQDKLPPPQFLPSDGLTQWLEETGGNLILSTYQSGRLIFLYVVDGGLHVLDRVVGTAMGLAVDGEKLWVGNREQIWKFANTGPAMVDGKGYGAVYMPRKGYFVGPCDTHDILADVEFMGEHHELVFANTNFSCIAALDEQYNFRPLWAPDFVSALAVEDRCHLNGIGARDGRVAYATICGRYDEPVGWRTTRNGGGMVIDLDSGEVMAQGLSMPHSPRWYRDRLWLLNSAAGEFGYVDPERGGFVPVADCPGFARGLAFVGDYAVIGLSQLRPNSFGKGMALHDKLAAGQIQQRCGLQIIDLRTGRNAHWLTIAGPVTELYDVAFKPDIRRPYSPGFREGYLHQQRVHLPDGPFQHPYKGKLQLLRTQPPERPATELGGQTGDASKEAGAPAKT; encoded by the coding sequence ATGGCGTCCGAAACGCGCGTGACCGGGCTGGGTGGGGAAGCACAACTGGAGGCGTCGACGCCAGCCCCGGTATCTGTTTCAGTTCAGGACAAGCTGCCGCCGCCGCAGTTCCTGCCCTCCGACGGGCTGACCCAATGGCTGGAGGAGACGGGGGGCAATCTGATCCTGTCCACCTATCAGTCCGGCCGCCTGATTTTCCTGTACGTGGTGGACGGTGGCCTGCACGTGCTGGATCGCGTCGTGGGCACGGCCATGGGGCTGGCCGTTGATGGCGAGAAGCTGTGGGTTGGCAATCGCGAGCAGATTTGGAAATTCGCCAATACGGGTCCGGCGATGGTGGACGGCAAGGGCTATGGCGCCGTCTACATGCCGCGCAAAGGCTATTTCGTGGGGCCTTGCGACACGCATGACATCCTGGCCGACGTCGAATTCATGGGCGAACACCATGAGTTGGTGTTCGCCAATACCAACTTCAGCTGCATCGCGGCGCTGGATGAACAATACAACTTTCGCCCGCTGTGGGCGCCGGACTTCGTGTCCGCCCTGGCAGTGGAGGACCGCTGCCACCTGAACGGCATCGGCGCGCGGGACGGGCGGGTGGCCTATGCCACGATCTGCGGGCGCTATGATGAGCCGGTGGGGTGGCGGACCACCCGCAACGGCGGCGGCATGGTGATCGACTTGGATTCGGGTGAGGTCATGGCCCAGGGTCTGTCCATGCCCCATTCACCCCGCTGGTACCGTGATCGGCTATGGCTGCTGAACTCCGCCGCCGGTGAATTCGGCTATGTCGATCCCGAACGGGGCGGTTTCGTGCCTGTGGCCGACTGCCCCGGCTTCGCCCGTGGCTTGGCCTTCGTCGGTGACTATGCGGTCATCGGCCTGTCGCAACTGCGCCCCAACAGTTTCGGCAAGGGCATGGCGCTGCATGACAAGCTGGCGGCCGGACAAATACAGCAGCGCTGCGGCTTGCAGATCATCGATTTGCGCACGGGGCGGAACGCGCACTGGCTGACCATCGCCGGGCCGGTGACGGAATTGTACGACGTGGCGTTCAAACCCGATATCCGGCGGCCTTACAGCCCCGGTTTCCGGGAAGGCTACCTGCATCAGCAGCGGGTGCACCTGCCCGATGGACCTTTTCAGCATCCCTATAAAGGGAAATTGCAATTGTTGCGAACCCAGCCGCCGGAACGGCCGGCCACGGAGCTTGGGGGCCAAACGGGTGATGCATCAAAAGAGGCAGGCGCGCCCGCGAAGACCTAA
- a CDS encoding DUF4347 domain-containing protein produces MPDGSRPPASPPRKNAPRALRLALEPRMMFDAAAAATAATVTKTATTTAATADTHDTASTQALLDAASKAAATAATDAAKTTSATDASKTTTDASTATAATVTAAAAVTPTTTTSTVHEVVIVDTSVADYQTLIAGMDPSVPVILLGEGQRTVHGIAQALSGYSNLDTIILVTEGGDGGIILGGTHVLTDGDLASRATDLAAIGASMKSGGDFLLLGCSIAADDTGKQFVDDFARYLGNDIDVAASTNRTGPAALGGDWVLEYTTGAAIDTVLPFTVAGMQNIDHCLGCTASTLNGGFAKIYHNGTYIGFYTANAGSPYVGFWGAGGPGTAIDPSQSVYGETLSQFLADPTVAQCQSGPSLGGTHTSTANDTGTATPFSSVTFSDGNSVASYTVSITLDANNGTLTGTGLTSTDSTHYTLTASSAATLQSELQALVFHPTTNQVAAGSTKVTTFTLTPNDSAGTAGTADSTSKITVTSINDAPVLDATKSPAFTSEPQTSTAAPSGTVGTLVSSLVAIGSGISNVTDPDVSAATGIAITATDTSHGTWWYSTNGGSTWTAVGTVSNTSALLLKADANTRLYFQVADSTYAGTLTSAITIRAWDQTTGTAGSTATTATNGGTTAFSSATDTVSLTITPVPPTVTDANITVSGGSGGTATTFLAGNTVTVTWNNTASGDNNIITISTVTVDFSAFGGSSAQSAINTSGTWTATYTLPATVTLGSNKNITVTVTDNASNITTTADTSNSTVANSAPVLDASKSPALPNELNTTSSLPTIGAGTLVSTLVANGSGIANVTDGNSGALLGIAITGTDSTQGTWWYSTDGGSNWTVIGTVSNTSALLLAADSNTRLYFQVTSSSSYTGTLASALTIRAWDETSGSAGSTVSTATNGGTTAFSATTDTVSLTITGPNVAPTLTVTSSNPTFTEKGAAATLFTSAAAGLGGTDTGQNISQLVLTVSNLADGANEILSVDGTNVALTNGQQRHHRHQRLQRRRQRHQRHRHRHHQRHDDHHGGQHAGQRPGLQGQQHRPDHHQQPRGHPDQHQG; encoded by the coding sequence ATGCCCGACGGTTCGCGCCCCCCGGCAAGCCCCCCTCGCAAGAACGCCCCGCGCGCCCTGCGCCTGGCCCTTGAGCCCCGCATGATGTTCGACGCCGCCGCCGCCGCCACGGCGGCGACGGTCACCAAGACGGCAACCACCACGGCGGCCACCGCCGATACGCACGACACCGCCAGCACCCAGGCGCTGCTGGACGCGGCGTCCAAGGCCGCGGCGACGGCCGCGACTGACGCGGCCAAGACCACAAGCGCCACCGACGCCAGCAAAACCACGACCGATGCATCGACCGCCACGGCGGCAACGGTGACCGCCGCAGCCGCCGTCACCCCCACGACGACGACCAGTACGGTGCATGAGGTGGTCATCGTCGATACCAGCGTGGCGGACTACCAGACCCTGATCGCGGGCATGGACCCCAGCGTGCCCGTCATCCTGCTGGGCGAGGGCCAGCGCACCGTCCACGGCATCGCCCAGGCCTTGTCCGGCTACAGCAACCTGGACACCATCATCCTGGTGACGGAGGGCGGCGACGGCGGCATCATCCTGGGTGGCACCCATGTGCTGACGGACGGCGATCTGGCCAGCCGCGCCACCGACCTGGCGGCCATCGGCGCGTCGATGAAGTCGGGCGGCGATTTCCTGCTGTTGGGCTGCTCCATCGCCGCCGACGACACCGGCAAGCAGTTCGTGGACGATTTCGCCCGCTATCTGGGCAACGACATTGATGTCGCCGCCTCCACCAACCGCACGGGCCCCGCGGCCCTGGGGGGTGATTGGGTGCTGGAATACACCACGGGCGCGGCCATCGACACGGTTCTGCCCTTCACCGTGGCCGGCATGCAGAACATCGACCACTGCCTGGGTTGCACGGCCAGCACGCTCAACGGTGGCTTCGCCAAGATTTACCACAACGGCACCTACATCGGCTTCTATACCGCCAACGCTGGCAGCCCCTATGTCGGATTTTGGGGTGCCGGCGGCCCCGGCACGGCCATCGATCCCTCTCAATCCGTCTATGGCGAGACCCTGAGCCAATTCCTGGCCGATCCCACCGTGGCGCAATGCCAGAGCGGACCGTCGCTCGGCGGCACCCACACCAGCACGGCCAACGACACCGGCACGGCCACCCCGTTCAGCAGCGTTACCTTCAGCGACGGCAACAGCGTCGCCAGCTACACCGTCAGCATCACCCTGGACGCCAACAACGGCACGCTGACCGGCACGGGCCTGACCAGCACGGACAGCACCCACTACACCCTGACCGCCAGCAGCGCCGCGACGCTGCAGAGCGAACTGCAGGCCCTGGTCTTCCATCCCACCACCAACCAGGTGGCCGCGGGGTCGACCAAGGTCACCACCTTCACCCTGACACCCAACGACAGTGCGGGCACCGCCGGCACGGCGGACAGCACCAGCAAGATCACCGTCACCTCGATCAACGACGCACCGGTGCTGGATGCCACCAAGTCGCCGGCCTTCACCTCGGAACCCCAAACCAGCACCGCGGCGCCCAGCGGCACCGTCGGCACCCTGGTGTCGTCGCTGGTCGCCATTGGCAGCGGAATCAGCAACGTCACCGACCCCGACGTCAGCGCGGCGACGGGTATCGCCATCACCGCCACCGACACCAGCCATGGCACATGGTGGTACAGCACGAACGGCGGCAGCACCTGGACCGCCGTCGGCACGGTCAGCAACACCAGCGCCCTGCTGCTGAAGGCGGATGCCAATACCCGCCTGTATTTCCAGGTGGCGGACAGCACCTATGCCGGCACGCTGACATCGGCCATCACCATCCGCGCGTGGGACCAAACCACCGGTACCGCCGGCAGCACGGCGACCACCGCCACCAACGGCGGCACCACCGCCTTTTCCAGCGCCACCGACACCGTCAGCCTGACCATCACCCCGGTTCCCCCCACGGTCACCGACGCCAACATCACCGTCAGCGGTGGCAGCGGCGGCACCGCCACCACCTTCCTCGCCGGGAACACGGTCACTGTCACCTGGAACAACACCGCCAGCGGCGACAACAACATCATTACCATCAGCACCGTTACCGTGGACTTCAGCGCCTTCGGCGGCAGCAGCGCCCAGAGCGCCATTAATACCAGCGGCACCTGGACCGCCACCTACACCCTGCCCGCCACCGTTACGTTGGGCAGCAATAAGAACATCACCGTCACCGTCACCGACAACGCCAGCAACATCACCACCACTGCCGACACCAGCAATTCCACCGTCGCCAACAGCGCGCCGGTGCTGGACGCCAGCAAATCGCCGGCCCTGCCCAACGAACTCAACACCACATCCTCCCTGCCCACCATCGGCGCAGGCACTCTGGTTTCCACCCTGGTCGCCAACGGCAGCGGCATCGCCAATGTCACCGATGGAAATTCCGGCGCCCTGCTGGGCATCGCCATCACCGGCACGGACAGCACCCAGGGCACGTGGTGGTACAGCACCGACGGCGGCAGCAATTGGACGGTGATCGGGACCGTCAGCAACACCAGCGCCCTGCTGCTGGCGGCCGACAGCAATACCCGCCTGTATTTCCAGGTGACATCCAGCAGCAGCTACACCGGCACCTTGGCTTCCGCCCTGACCATCCGCGCCTGGGACGAGACCAGCGGCAGCGCCGGCAGCACGGTGAGCACCGCCACCAACGGCGGTACCACCGCCTTCTCCGCCACCACCGACACCGTCAGCCTGACCATCACCGGGCCCAACGTCGCCCCCACCCTGACGGTCACCAGCAGCAATCCCACCTTCACGGAAAAGGGCGCCGCCGCCACCCTGTTCACCAGTGCGGCCGCCGGCCTGGGCGGTACCGATACCGGGCAGAACATCAGCCAGCTGGTGCTGACCGTCAGCAACCTGGCCGATGGCGCCAATGAGATCCTGTCGGTCGACGGCACCAACGTGGCACTGACCAACGGGCAACAGCGTCACCACCGCCACCAACGGCTACAGCGTCGCCGTCAGCGTCACCAGCGGCACCGCCACCGTCACCATCAGCGGCACGATGACCACCACGGCGGCCAACACGCTGGTCAACGGCCTGGCCTACAAGGACAGCAGCACCGACCCGACCACCACCAGCAGCCGCGTGGTCACCCTGACCAGCATCAAGGATGA